From a region of the Bradyrhizobium sp. KBS0727 genome:
- a CDS encoding response regulator: MSVLVLVVDDEPDVEALFRQQFRKDLRAERFTMDFASSAADALARVASPIKQSLILILSDINMPGMTGLEMLPKVKAMRPDVPVIMITAYGDPDTRRKAIEGGATGLLTKPIDFALLREEIDTRLQQVG; this comes from the coding sequence GTGAGCGTTCTGGTACTGGTGGTCGACGACGAGCCCGATGTCGAGGCGCTGTTTCGTCAGCAGTTTCGCAAGGATTTGCGCGCGGAGCGCTTTACGATGGATTTCGCCAGTTCGGCTGCTGACGCACTCGCGCGCGTCGCTTCTCCGATCAAGCAGTCGCTGATCCTCATTCTCTCCGACATCAACATGCCCGGGATGACCGGGCTCGAGATGCTGCCCAAGGTCAAGGCGATGCGGCCCGACGTGCCCGTCATCATGATCACCGCCTATGGCGATCCCGACACCAGGCGCAAGGCGATCGAAGGCGGCGCAACGGGGCTGTTGACCAAACCGATCGACTTCGCCCTGCTCCGGGAAGAAATCGATACGCGCCTGCAGCAGGTAGGCTAG
- a CDS encoding GAF domain-containing protein translates to MTAVPPDVVADLSKLVAELEQRLESSFAAHDAAIAQQATTAQENARLQNELAIARERQNASAEILQSIANTSGDAEQALRRVAETTARLFGASSVTIRIARDGEWGQSINVGAGSERIAAEVSAARLRLGGRNLPSTVLGENRQIHIPDLDNPDPTIADWPGIPPARAAGTRAMSGTPLRREGNAIGVLIVHRDRPVPFTVEELAVQQSFADQAAIAIENARLFNETREALERQTATAEILKVIASSPSDVQPVFEAIAASANRLVSGYSTAVFSIVDDTLHLSAFTPTNPAADAALQGSFPRPLSTGPWAEQTRNGEIIHVADIETDPAVPDNFRSVWRMRGFRSLLLVPLVRDRVTIGMINVTRTEPGTFAAHHVQLLQTFADQAVIAIQNARLFNETQQALERQTATADILKVIASSPSDTTPVFEAIATSAHRLLDGFSAAVFRFLDGTVHLAAFTPVNPAADAALRADFPKSADEFEPFQLAQQAKPFPIPDTEQIPYAPIRQIARVHGFRSMLFVPLMNGDDPIGIISVTRKEPGAFATHHVHLLQTFADQAVIAIENVRLFDEVQAKTRDLSESLQQQTATADVLKVISRSAFDLQTVLDTLVESAARLCDADMAAITRRIGDVFYRAGSYGFPEEFKDYVRATPVTPDRRTITGRTLLEGHIVHVEDVLADPDYDFEGQQLSGNPRSFLGVPLLREGIPIGALTLTRLVVKPFTDKQIELISTFADQAVIAIENVRLFDEVQAKTRDLTEALTYQTGSGKILSVIASSPTEVGPVLNAIVESACELCDAYDAVVLLKDGNDLRFSAHHGPIGINIESWPISRDWTAGRAFLDGRPVHVRDMLSDEGADFPDSHELSRRTASSGMRTVLSVPLLRENESIGSILLRRTEVNPFSDKQISLLQTFADQAVIAIGNVRLFDEVQARTRDLSESLEFQTATSDVLKVISSSPDSLQPVLDVIVETSRQLCGTETSTIFLLQDERFHIAAASGAMPEYLEFLRNNPIALDQPGSSTSRAAREKRTVHIPDIGADPEFGQGPMAVGQRRALLSVPLMREGTAIGVITMRQSHLTPFTERQIDVVRTFADQAVIAISNVRLFEQVQQRTRELSKSLDDLRTAQDRLVQTEKLASLGQLTAGIAHEIKNPLNFVNNFAALSAELTDELNDVLKPAALADKIREDVDELTGLLKDNLEKVVQHGKRADSIVKNMLLHSREGSGDHRPADINALVDESLNLAYHGARAEKPDFNVTLQRDFDSGAGTIEAFPQEITRVFLNLVSNGFYAVTKRRLESGDAAFDPVLRVATRDLGDSVEIRIRDNGTGIPPEVKDKMFNPFFTTKPAGEGTGLGLSMSHDIIVKQHGGSIEVETAPGQFTEFRIVLPRKSTPPNKNRGQT, encoded by the coding sequence ATGACCGCGGTTCCGCCGGACGTGGTGGCCGACCTCAGCAAGCTGGTTGCCGAGCTGGAGCAGCGGCTCGAATCCAGTTTCGCCGCGCATGACGCCGCGATCGCCCAGCAGGCCACAACGGCGCAGGAAAACGCCCGGCTGCAGAACGAACTGGCGATCGCACGCGAGCGCCAGAATGCCAGCGCCGAGATCCTGCAATCCATCGCGAACACCTCGGGTGATGCCGAACAGGCGCTGCGACGGGTCGCAGAGACGACGGCGCGCCTGTTCGGCGCTTCCAGCGTCACGATCCGCATCGCCCGGGATGGCGAATGGGGCCAGTCTATCAACGTCGGTGCCGGTTCGGAACGCATCGCTGCGGAAGTGTCGGCCGCACGACTGCGGCTTGGAGGCCGCAACCTGCCGAGCACGGTGCTGGGCGAAAACCGGCAGATCCACATTCCCGACCTTGACAATCCCGATCCCACGATCGCCGACTGGCCCGGTATTCCACCCGCCCGCGCGGCAGGCACCCGCGCCATGTCGGGCACACCGCTGCGGCGTGAGGGCAACGCGATCGGCGTTCTCATCGTGCATCGCGATCGGCCGGTACCTTTCACCGTCGAGGAACTGGCGGTGCAACAAAGTTTCGCCGACCAGGCGGCGATCGCCATCGAAAACGCGCGGCTGTTCAACGAGACGAGAGAAGCGCTGGAGCGACAAACCGCAACGGCCGAAATTCTGAAGGTCATCGCCAGTTCGCCGTCGGACGTGCAGCCGGTATTCGAGGCGATTGCGGCCAGCGCCAACCGGCTGGTTAGCGGTTACTCCACCGCGGTGTTCAGCATCGTCGATGATACGCTGCACTTGTCGGCTTTCACGCCAACCAATCCTGCAGCCGATGCGGCCCTCCAGGGGTCGTTCCCCAGACCGTTGTCGACTGGGCCATGGGCCGAACAAACCCGCAATGGCGAGATTATCCATGTCGCCGACATAGAGACCGACCCCGCCGTACCGGATAATTTTCGGAGCGTGTGGCGGATGCGCGGCTTCCGTAGCCTTCTCTTGGTCCCATTGGTGCGCGACCGGGTCACGATAGGCATGATCAATGTGACTCGGACGGAGCCCGGCACATTTGCCGCTCATCACGTTCAGTTGCTCCAGACTTTCGCCGACCAGGCCGTGATCGCGATCCAGAACGCGCGGCTGTTCAACGAGACACAGCAAGCTCTGGAGCGGCAGACCGCGACCGCCGACATCCTCAAGGTCATCGCGAGTTCGCCGTCGGACACGACGCCTGTGTTCGAAGCGATCGCGACCAGCGCCCACCGCCTGCTCGACGGATTTTCCGCGGCCGTCTTCCGATTCCTGGACGGCACCGTCCATCTCGCCGCCTTCACTCCGGTCAATCCGGCTGCCGATGCGGCACTCAGGGCGGATTTCCCCAAGTCCGCCGATGAGTTCGAGCCATTCCAGCTCGCCCAGCAAGCCAAGCCGTTCCCGATCCCGGATACCGAACAGATACCGTACGCCCCGATCAGGCAAATCGCGCGGGTGCATGGCTTTCGCAGCATGCTGTTCGTGCCGCTGATGAACGGCGACGATCCGATCGGCATCATCAGCGTCACGCGTAAGGAGCCTGGCGCCTTTGCCACACATCACGTCCATTTGCTGCAAACCTTTGCCGACCAGGCTGTGATCGCGATCGAAAATGTGCGGCTGTTCGACGAGGTGCAGGCGAAGACGCGCGACCTCAGCGAGTCGCTGCAGCAGCAGACCGCGACCGCCGACGTGCTCAAGGTCATCAGCCGTTCGGCGTTCGACCTGCAGACCGTACTCGATACGCTGGTCGAGTCGGCGGCTCGCCTGTGCGATGCGGACATGGCCGCCATCACCCGACGGATAGGCGACGTCTTCTATCGGGCTGGGTCGTACGGCTTTCCGGAGGAATTCAAGGACTACGTGCGAGCCACTCCCGTGACGCCGGACCGGCGAACCATCACCGGCAGGACCCTGCTCGAAGGGCACATCGTCCATGTCGAGGACGTACTCGCCGATCCCGACTATGATTTCGAAGGCCAACAACTGAGCGGCAACCCGCGCAGCTTCCTCGGTGTGCCGTTGCTGCGTGAGGGCATTCCGATCGGCGCATTGACGTTGACCCGATTGGTGGTCAAGCCTTTTACCGACAAGCAGATCGAGCTGATCTCGACGTTCGCCGACCAGGCGGTTATCGCCATCGAGAACGTCCGCCTGTTTGACGAGGTGCAGGCGAAGACGCGCGATCTCACGGAAGCGCTGACCTACCAGACCGGTAGCGGCAAAATCTTGAGCGTGATCGCGTCTTCTCCCACCGAAGTCGGGCCGGTGCTCAATGCCATCGTCGAGAGCGCCTGCGAGCTTTGCGACGCCTATGATGCTGTCGTGCTGTTGAAGGACGGTAACGATTTACGATTCAGCGCCCATCATGGTCCAATCGGAATTAATATCGAATCGTGGCCAATCAGCCGCGACTGGACAGCAGGGCGGGCATTCCTCGACGGGCGGCCGGTTCATGTGCGGGATATGCTCTCCGATGAAGGCGCCGATTTCCCCGACAGCCATGAGCTATCGCGGCGTACCGCATCTTCCGGCATGCGCACCGTCCTGTCCGTGCCCTTGCTCCGCGAGAACGAGAGTATCGGATCAATCCTGCTTCGCCGCACCGAAGTAAATCCGTTCAGCGACAAGCAGATCAGCCTGCTGCAAACCTTTGCAGATCAGGCCGTGATTGCGATCGGCAATGTGCGGCTGTTCGACGAGGTGCAAGCGCGGACGCGCGATCTGTCGGAATCTCTGGAGTTCCAGACCGCGACATCCGACGTGCTGAAGGTCATCAGCAGCTCGCCGGATTCGCTGCAGCCGGTGCTCGACGTCATCGTCGAGACATCCCGCCAGTTGTGCGGCACCGAAACCTCGACGATTTTCCTGCTGCAGGACGAACGCTTCCACATCGCGGCGGCATCGGGCGCAATGCCGGAATATCTGGAGTTTTTGCGAAATAATCCAATCGCGCTCGATCAACCGGGGTCGTCGACCTCGAGAGCGGCACGCGAGAAGCGCACCGTCCATATCCCTGATATCGGCGCCGATCCAGAATTCGGCCAGGGCCCGATGGCCGTGGGGCAGCGCCGGGCGCTGCTTTCGGTGCCGCTGATGCGCGAGGGCACAGCGATTGGCGTCATCACCATGCGCCAGTCTCACCTGACGCCCTTTACCGAGCGACAGATCGACGTTGTCCGGACCTTCGCCGACCAGGCCGTCATTGCCATCTCCAATGTACGGCTGTTCGAGCAGGTTCAACAGCGCACCCGCGAACTGTCGAAGTCCCTTGATGACCTCCGCACGGCGCAGGACCGCCTGGTGCAAACCGAAAAACTCGCCTCGCTCGGCCAGCTCACCGCCGGTATCGCGCATGAGATCAAGAACCCGCTCAATTTCGTCAATAATTTTGCGGCATTGTCTGCCGAACTGACCGACGAATTGAATGACGTGCTGAAGCCGGCCGCGCTTGCCGATAAAATCCGCGAGGATGTCGACGAGTTGACCGGCCTGCTCAAGGACAATCTGGAAAAGGTGGTGCAGCACGGCAAGCGCGCCGACTCCATCGTCAAGAACATGCTGCTGCATTCGCGCGAAGGCTCCGGTGATCACCGGCCGGCCGACATCAACGCCCTGGTCGATGAAAGCCTCAACCTCGCCTATCACGGCGCGCGTGCCGAGAAGCCCGACTTCAATGTCACGCTGCAGCGCGATTTCGATTCCGGCGCCGGCACGATCGAGGCGTTTCCGCAGGAAATTACCCGCGTGTTCCTCAACCTGGTTTCGAACGGCTTCTATGCCGTGACCAAACGCAGGCTCGAGTCCGGCGACGCCGCGTTTGATCCGGTGCTCAGGGTCGCCACGCGCGACCTCGGCGACAGTGTCGAGATACGCATCCGCGACAACGGCACCGGCATCCCACCCGAAGTCAAAGACAAGATGTTCAATCCGTTCTTCACGACCAAGCCGGCCGGCGAAGGCACCGGCCTCGGCCTGTCGATGAGCCACGACATCATCGTGAAACAACACGGCGGTAGCATCGAGGTCGAGACGGCGCCCGGGCAATTCACCGAATTCCGGATCGTGCTGCCGAGAAAGAGCACGCCTCCAAACAAGAACAGAGGTCAGACGTGA